aaaaaaaataatgaacATTTGGAATATGTATATGAGATTATATTAATAGGTATTATATTTATATCCTAGCCTATTACTTGCTGCAATATTATattagtaggcctagcctatactCATATGTCCAAGTGATGTGTTGGAAGCAAACAGGATAAATCATAATGTTGGATTGTTTCAGTCAACTCCCATCATCCCACATCCTCTCCATGAGCAACAGAATGCAATGTCCCTTATTGTAATGAGTATGACCCAATTATGGGCCTAAAGGTTACTGCTGGTCACTGACTCTGGAAAGATGACTACGCCTATTAACCAGCAGCTATCCAACCACGTTGACACAAGTTGCGTAATTTTATACATAAGGAGTGTGAAATAATGTGTGACTGTAAAATTATTATTTACTTTTTTACTTTTTCTGGATGACTTTCAGCATTTCAGTCAGGGGTTGTAAAACGTTAAACATCAGATAATCAGGCAACCAATGAAACTGTCAGGGTAGAGGTGGCGTCAAATGCTCCTCGACCAATTGGAGTCTTTAAAACGACGTCTGAACAAGAAACTCAGCAGCAGGCTTAGCTCGGGAGGCGGAATCATCATCACGAGTAGAGCTGCGCAACGTTCGCCCGAAGAAGCTATCTCATCGTTGTGCGCCTTTTGATACATTGTAACGATTCTCTTCATTCTACGCTGTAAATTATGTATTCGATGCCAGTTGATAGCAATTTGTGTGCATCTTTGATAGTAGCCTATGCTATCCTAGCGTTGCACCAGGAAATCGAGCACGCACTTTAACTTAACGTTAAAGTTGCTCGATTCCTTGGTGGGATGAACGAGGATGCCCGTGTTTGTCATGTTAATTGAATAGCTATTTGTCCTCTTTCTAGCACAGATCTCATCTCAACACGGCGTATTAACTACAGACTCCCACAGCAGAAATGACAGCGACGGAGACGAGAAACCCCAACAAgcaacaaaacagagatgctgtGGTGGCAGAAACGTCTACGAGAGATGATGTTTTTGATGATAGTTATAAAGCAAAAGAGGGCCCTAAACCTCGGATGAGACTGGTGTGGAGAAACGTCATATTAATGGTTTTATTACATGCTGGAGCGCTTTACGGACTGATGCTCGTGCCCTCCACCTCGGCCTTAACTCTGGCTTGGAGTAAGTATCGCCATTTACTTAATGTGCCGTTTTATTTGCCTTTTATTGTTGCCTTTTATTGGGGTTTTACGCCATTGTTAGTTTGACTACGCAGCATAGTTTATCCggcgttaaaaaaaaaaaaaaatccggtCGACATTAGGAAACAGAATGTGGTGAATCTGGGTGATACGCTTTGTGGCGTTACACCGACATGTTGCTTGCCCTCTGAGAATAGTGTTGAATGTTGGTAAATCTATTTTGAGGAACACCCACTTAATATTTTTTCCATGGAAATAATAAACACATTCATACTATAGGACCTATGAGTTCTCTCGTCATATGTAACGGAATATTTAGCCTAACAGTTAACACCAGGGTTTCACAACCTTGGtcctgtttcccccccccccccccaggtgcacgttttgttttttgccgtAACTCAAcgcagctgattcaaataatcaaagcttgatgagttggttatttgaatcagttgCGTAGTGCTAGGggaaaaaccaaaacgtgcacagGGGGCAGGGCCAAGTTTGGGAAACCTGAGCTACACCATTATCACCTGATCATCACACCATGCATGCACCTATCAACTGAAGCGCTCATAGGCAGGCTACTGTGGTGCAGAGGGAGAACTAGATGTTTTGAAATGAGTGGCCTGAGGTAGCCCAAAGGCCGGCAGATGGCGATATTGGGTAGTTTTAGTCTTACCGTCCAAGCGCATTGAATGCGCTGGCAATAAACGTGTGCAACTGCCACCCACAATTCGGGGTGTTCCTGTATGTCGGCTTTCCTGCATCTTTTGGATGGTAAATTGTGActcaatatcgccatctgctggcctTTGGGCTAGACTTGAGGCACCTCGGTTCACAATGGTGTAGCTATTTTCTGATAAAGAAACAATCTGTTTGCTTGTTTAGACCGAGACAATATGTGCAGGTTTTTTTGCGGAAGAATAGCTGGAATAGGTAGTTGGCCAGATGAAGCATGACCTGGATTATACGGAACGACCCGAACTTTGTTTCCCCTGTTGCATATCCCCCCTGTCTGTGTGCAGTGCTGAACTGCATATTATTCCACTGGGTGAGACAAAGAACAATTTCCATTCCAATAGACATTCCATTGTGAGAGGCTGCATGGCACCTAAACAGAATATCTTTGCTGCCTGGGCTGTTCGGCAGCCCAGAGTTCTCACATCCTAAGCAGCCTTGTCTGGCTACACATTCAGTACTTTAACAACAACAACCATGAGAGTGGAGTAGACATGCATACCTACTCCCACTGCCAGCTCCCAAACAGAAATAACTCACGACAGCAAGGCAGGGATGGGATATGATGTCCCCTGTATCTACTGGGAGTCAAATCTGTGCTTGACATGATTCTGTGCACATGTGTGAGTGTGCCAAACATGGGTGTCTGTTTATCTCTTTCTCGTTCTATCCCTCTTGCTCTCCCTCCCGTAGCTGTTGTGTGCTTCTTGCTCAGTGCCCTGGGTATAACTGCGGGGGCCCACCGCCTCTGGAGTCACAAGTCCTACAAGGCCTCCACCCCTCTGCGAGTCTTCCTGGCCCTTGCCAACTCCATGGCCTTCCAGGTAAACAAACAAAATCTCTGAATTTAATAATCTTTATTGACCTCAAGATAGGATTGTATTTGTAACCAGCATAGGATACATACCGTGGGTAtcacacagtgcatttggaaagtattcagatcccttgactttctTCATTTTGTTACagcttattcaaaaatgtattacatcATTTTTTTCTCAAACTAcacaacccataatgacaaagcaaaaacaggtttagacatttttgcaagtgtattaaaaacataaatattttcagaccctttactcagtactttaagTACCCTTTGGCAGTGactacagcctccagtcttcttgggtatgacactacaagcttggcacacctgtatttgggagcttctcccattcttctctgcagattttgtcaggttggatggggatgtCTTaagatggtcaatggaaacaggatacacctgagctcaatttcgagtcttgtAGCAAAGTGTTTGTGTACTTAAGGTTTATATTCTTTTACAAATTTGCCaaaaattctaaacctgtttttgctttgtcattatggggtattgtgtgtagattgggggggggggatgtaattaagccattttagaatgaggctgcaATGTAACAAGGTGGAAAAGTAAATGTCTGAAtacattccaaatgcactgtatcaaGCATCTGAGTAAGAATGCCAATATAGGATCAGGTTCTCCCTGTCCATGTAGACTCATTTTATTGTGATCTAAacggcaaaactgatcctaaatcagcacgtCTACTCTGAAACACTTGATACATACGGCCCCAGATTCCCTCACCATGGGTCTCGTGTACTACTGTATAGAGTACTATAGAGCTGGGACAATAAACACATTTGTCACCAACCATACCGCTCACTTATCACAGGCATTTTTCTGTTATCATTGATTACGGCATGTCGCCTATACAAGATGTGAATTTTTGAAATAATTAAGTTTGCTAATGTGGGTGATAACTCAAATCAAaattatttatatagcccttcttacatcagctgatctctcaaagtgctgtacagaaacccagcctaaaatcccaagcagcaagcaatgcaggtgtagaagcacggtggctaggaaaaactccctagaaagaccgaAACCTAGAGGAATCAGGCTATGAGGggtagccagtcctcttctggctgtgccgggtggagattataacagaacatggccaagatgttcaaatgttcataaatgaccagcatggtcaaataataataatcacagtagttgtcgagggtgcaacaagtcagcacctcaggagtaaatgtcagttggcttttcatagccgatcattaagagtatctctactgctcctgctgtctctagagagttgaaaacagcaggtctgggacaggtagcacgtccggtgaacaggtcagggttccatagccgcaggcagaacagttgcaACTGGAGCaccagcacggccaggtggactggggacagcaaggagtcatcatgccaggtagtcctgaggcatggtcctagggctcaggtcctccgagagagagaattagagagagcatacttaaattcacaccggataagacaggagaagtactccagatataacagactgaccctagccccctgacacataaactactgcagcataaatactggaggctgagacaggaggggtcaggagacactgtggctccatccgatgatacccccaaacaggcaggatataaccccacccactttgccaaagcacagcccccacaccgctagagggatatcttcaaccaccaacttaccatcctgagaccaggccgagtatagcccacaaagatctccgccacggcacaacccaataAGGGCCAAATGTATTTCCCCTACGCTTGTCTTCACCTATTTTTGTTGCTATAGGCTACAACAACAATCCCATGTATAAATTAATCAGGGAAAACTGTATTTTGAAGCAGAAAGGGAATCAATCCTGGTCCAGTTCCTATCATTAGCCAGTGTGGTGGTCTGCAGCTGACCCTGGTTACAACCATCACAgtagtttgtgtatgtgtatattttttttctcttcttctctccccatTTCACCTAGCTGTACTACTGTACATGCTGCTGTTATTAGTGTTGGATAAAGTGCCTCCTAAACAACCACATTTCTATTGTTTCCTCCAGAATGACATTTACGAGTGGGCGAGGGACCACCGGGTTCACCACAAGTACTCTGAGACGGATGCGGACCCCCACAATGCACTGCGGGGCTTCTTCTTCGCTCACATTGGCTGGCTGCTCGTCCGCAAGCACCCTGATGTGATCGAGAAGGGCAAGAAGCTGGAGCTGACGGACCTGAAGGCAGATAAAG
This genomic stretch from Salvelinus namaycush isolate Seneca chromosome 4, SaNama_1.0, whole genome shotgun sequence harbors:
- the LOC120046623 gene encoding acyl-CoA desaturase-like codes for the protein MTATETRNPNKQQNRDAVVAETSTRDDVFDDSYKAKEGPKPRMRLVWRNVILMVLLHAGALYGLMLVPSTSALTLAWTVVCFLLSALGITAGAHRLWSHKSYKASTPLRVFLALANSMAFQNDIYEWARDHRVHHKYSETDADPHNALRGFFFAHIGWLLVRKHPDVIEKGKKLELTDLKADKVVMFQRKYYKLSVVLLCFLVPMWVPWYLWGESLWVGYFVPVLMRYTLVLNSTWLVNSAAHMWGNRPYDHNINPSENRFVAFSAIGEGFHNYHHTFPFDYATSEFGIKMNITTAFIDLMCFLGLAKDCKRVSHDLVSARAQRTGDGSHKTG